The sequence GACTACCCGGAATATGTTTATTCCGATAATTACTCAGTTCACTCTCTTGCTTCGGCAGTCCAATAGTATTTGTCAGATTATTGACCACCTTAGCTCCAGCACGATTAGGTATATATCTCAGTATCTCTTCGTCTACACCACCAAAGAGTATAGAATCAGGCTGGTAGCCGCCTGCTATGGCGAACTCCCTTAATTCAGATATGTCTTCTTCACTTAGCTCCTGACCACTCAAAGGCCTCAAGTCGAAGGTCTTCTCTTCTGTAGAAGTCTTCTCAATTTTCTTCGTATCAAAGCCAAATCCTTAGATGTGACGTCCTTTTGCTTTCGAACCTTAGAAGTAGTTGCATCTTCAGCTTCTTTCCCAAGTGCTACGTCCGCAATAATTCTATCAATTTCAGACATAGTGGTCCCATAAGTGCCACCACTATCTTCAGGTCCCTGAGTTGTTTCGGCAGTTTTATCTGTCGCAATGAGTTTCTATCCGGTCATAATCTTCTTCCTTGTTTCTGTTGGAGGAGTTTTACACACAGCCTTCATCACCGTCATAATACGTCGTTTCTTTTGAGGAACCACCTTTGAAGGacccctctctatctcttcttCGTCATTTTTGTTCTTTGTTGTCTATAATAAGTTAGTCAGATCTAACCCAGCAGGCTTAGCATAGCAAAAGGCAAAGGACCAGTCATTACCTCCAGAATTTTTGTAACACTAATAGATGACGTCGAAGGGGGTCTCAGTGGCCTGCTTCGGAAGTTTAGATGACCATTTGTGGATTCTGGCCATTTGTGGATCACGAAGCTAGTAGAAGGGCTGGTGTACACGAAAGAGCTTTGAAGGCAGAGAAATAACTGTCAGCAGGTTGGTGCAGAAGTAGTAAATGCCAACCGACATTGTAGGGTCGCCCGCTTTATATACACGACTAAGCACAGAAATCGAGGGGTGGTGTTGTTTCCCCCCACTGTTATGTGGACCAAAAGATGTAATTATTATTTCTGAAGCTTCATAGACTTTATCAATTTTAATAACGAGCTCCAGGAAGGTGTTTCTTGGACCTTTGGCACATGGCCTCCCTTATtcgtttctgaaagggaaatagggttaaccatttcctataaatagattttggtggttgacgaccaacacaaaccacatggactaactagtttggctaGATTTGATTTATCTCAAGTgcgtaaggttcaacacaaaccaagaaagaaattcagttagggactcaatcaaaaattggagcaagacatagagtgtgctgatttttggcacaccggactgtccggtgagctagcggagcaacgactccctaCACGCCAATGGTCGTTTCATCAGATGAACAGTGCCACtacagaagtcagagcgcagaagttagaggtcaccagactgtccggtgcaacaagaAGACAAACGCCTCCAGCGGCcaactgctccgaaccctaacggacgcgctgacgtggcgcacaccggacaatgaaacagtgactgtccggtcgcgcaccggactgtccagtgcgcccatcgccaacagcctttgccaacggctaggaagtggttgggggctataaatacaccccaaccaccccatTCATTGGCATCTAAGTTTTTCAgaagttcacattcaatacaagagctatagcattgaatccaagacacaattccaaagatcaaatcctctccaagtcccaaattcatctcaaccacttagtgacttgagagagagagtttttgtgttcatttgcgctcttgtcgcttggattgcctttcttccttcctcactcattttctaagtgcttgtaaagctaagcaagagacaccaagtgtgtggtggtccttgcagggtcttagtgacccgtgtgattaaggaaaaggctcactcggtttaagtgaccgtttgagagagagggaaagagttgaaatagacccggcctttgtggccttctcaatggggactaggttctttggaaccgaacctcgataaaacaaatcactgtgtctactcgctttgattctcacttgatttgtttgccctctttcctctctctaacgttCCCTTGCTAATattaatttgagtttgctcccatacgtcatccgcatcctttgagcaactcttagcaagggaaacattctttcggacttgaatttaattctaacgctaaccccgaccttagtgtgtgtttaagtttataaatttcaggttttgcctattcacccccctctaggctactttcagtttTGCGGTATGATCTCGTTATAAAAATGAACTAATTcgggaggggctactattgggtgcCCTCATAGCTGAAGGTCCTCGAAACATTGTGCTAACAGTTAAACATGCTTCTAGTATCCTCTACGGGTAGAAGGATTCACCTTCGTCTACACCAATGCATGAGCAAGCGATGAAGCTAAAAACTTCAGCTTCAATGGATTGACTGGTAAGCAGGAACGAAGGGGAGAGGAGGCTTTATATTTGAAGTGCCAGCACACGAAACTAAAGGAGACAGGAAGATTCTAGAAGGTTGGTTGAGGTGGCGCGAAAAAGGAAAAGTCGATATCAACCTTACTAGATTTGTAGCTCACATGTATAAGATTTGtggacatgtatgtaatttcataTGAAGTTGTATCTTGCCACTATAAATAGGAGCACAATGCCATGCATAGAGAGACTTTTTAGAGTTGGTAAGAGAGAATAATCGCTCAGACTTCGAAGCTATTTTGTCTTACCTTCGCACTTAACTTTGTAAGGCCAAAGGAATAAAAAATGAGTGAACAACAAAAACCTTTGATGTTGTGCATTTTCATTGAGTCTTCCTCCAAAGTTGCGGTCTTCTCTATCATGACCTTTTGGTGCTGGAGGACAACGGAAACCACCATGTGGATTGTCCAGCGACGGGGGTGGTTTTCTAGCAAAATGCTGAGATGTTAGGcctagccgaagccccttgaCCATGGCCTCGATAACAATGTCATCTAGGACACATGGTGCCTGAGCACAAAGCcgaagaaaccttcggacatatgcctagaGGTATTCATTTGGGTCTTGGGCGCACTGAAAGAGAGCTTGGGCAGTCACTTGAAAATATGTGAGTAGCAGATCCTTAAGCTTTTACCAAGATGGAATTGACCCTGgccaaagagaggagtaccatgttTGTGTTATGCCTCTTACTACCAAGACGAAGGATTTAACATCACTGATGTGTTCCCACCGAATGAAGCAATGGTTGTTTCATAGATCATAAAAAAACTTGTTCTAATTGGCCTTCATATGTGGGGAGTTTGGGTGACCTGTACAAAGCTGGTTATGGTGTTATTTGTAGATCAACTAATAGAGGGGATGTGTTGTCGTAGACAAAGGTGGCATGCTCTTGCTCTTGCGGGTGAAAAATCCCTTTATCATGATGACCCTAGTGGTatacttgctcttcttcattcctcATGCGATGTGATTCTTCCAATGCTTCATCAATCTGTCACCGAAGGTGAGCGACTCAAAGCATCTTCTGCCTTTTGTATCTTGAGTTTTCTTTGCATTGCTTCAAGGTTCTGGATTTTTCATCGACATTGTATTATGGTGGAAGTGCTATGCTTCTCCCTTCTTCATTCAGTGACCTTAGGTAGGTGAACAACTTCAGTCTCATCATGGTCTTGTGGATTGAGATTAGagttggtcgtgacaacctgagtTCTCTTCGGAGGCATGTTGATCGTAGTGGGccgtgagttcactggaggtggacgCGAAATGTTGATAATCTATTAAAGCTCCTACAAAGAACCACAACGGATCAACACTATTAAAATAACAACACCTTCTCCCGTTATCGTCGAGGGTAAAAAAGGAAGAGGAGAAGAATAAGAGCAGTGGAAAAGACAAGCATGTAATAATAGAAGCATATAAAATATATCACGGAAAAACATATTTCCATCCTTGTTATTTCATTTTTTAAAGTTCCTTTCAGTATCATCACATACATGAGTGAAACTTAAAAGGTGCGAAGAGCGACCGAAGGTGAGTATAGTGACGGAGCTTCGAAGGCGGAACACTTCGAAGATTGCACAAGCACGGGAGTTGCAAAAGTGTCGTATGCATGTACATTGTTTGGCTATTTATAAGGGCATGACGATGTCCAATTCCGTATGAAATTATATAAATATAACAAACCTTATATACGAAATATAGAAGACCAATGAATGACATTTTTACCTTTACGCTCTATGTGACCTTCATCAATCACTAGGCACAGTATCAGTTAGCGTGATATGGGTTGGTAAAGTAGTAAAGAAAGTCTTAGTTATTAGGAAAGAAATGTTGCAGCCTATCTGCCACTGAGTTGGAATCGATTTGATTAACCTGCTAATGCACGGAGATTAGCCAAATTCGAGAATATGAGGACCGTCGGCAATGTCATATACGTCTTCTTGAGCTCATTCCTCTTTTCGTCGCTCAGGTCGAAAAAGGCCTCACTCAATCCCGAAGCATGTGCTAACGTAGACAACAAAGGTCCATTTCGTCTTTCCGAAGTAGACGGTCAAAATCTAGATGACCTATCTTCTAAACATACTCAAGACAACATAATATTTTTGCTATCTGAAGACCTTCGACAAAAGGTATTCTCCCCGTAACTGGCCGCACGGTGTCCGGTGGATGATATGTGATTGCGCCAGTGGCCAGTGCGTGCGTGGGCACGCGCACGGGGGCAGCATGGCCGGACTGGAGGTGATCCTGGGCTGTCCTGCTTTGCTTGTAACGCCAACAGGACCAGCGAAAAGGGATGCTGTTGCGTATGCTTTTGCCTGTTATGTCAATTCTCTCTCTGTTTCTTTCCTCGATAGTCGGTAAGTACATCCACATGCAGGGCCACAGTAAGAGGAAAAACGGATGCACACGTACCTACGGCTACAGTAGACGGGCACTCACCCACCAAGTACAGTACTTACGAACGTGTAGATGTACCAGACACGATCGCTCGACTCGTGATGAGTGAGACAAGGTAAACGAGTCACTCAGAACGCAGCAGCAACGAGCACGACAACTGTACGTATGATTCCATCCCATTCGCATTCCCAGGTAAATCCCGCCCCGGCGAAACTTCCGCGTGGCAACCAATGGATCGCTCCCTCGATTCCCAGGTAAATCCCGACCCGGCGAAACTTCCGCGTGGCAACCAAGTtagttaatatatatatatatatatacacacactaggtatgtgcccgtgcgttacaACGGAAGTAAAAATGTTGgtataaaacatagatacggaacaacaaacatcactataatatgaaaaataaaaaataaacaacaatatcCCGAATTGTAATCAACATCTCATGCTGGTACACACAGTCATCAAAGTGGAGTTGAATATTCCAAATTGCTTGGTTTACTCGGTCCATCACAGAAGGGATCATCAGCTACTGCCAATATAATGAACTTCAAAATCATTAGAAAATTTTGCCTCGCCACTTGGTCCGTCAACATGCCCTCCTCTGCCTGATTTCCCCCCATCAATAGTTGTAACCCCTAAGAATCAAAACCTAATATGTCAGGCACAAAGGAACTTGTTCTTTACAAGAGATTAGACAAGAGAGAAGTATGCATAATGATTGCAGAAACGTCTAAATACATGGATAAGGGAGAAGTATGCAGTCATTTAGGAATAAAATGGTTAACTAAAAATGCAGTCATTTGCTCCTCATATTTTCTCTGTTCAGCAGATGGACAGGGGCTCACCATTCCACTCCTTGAGGCACTTGCGCAGCGATGTCTTCCTCAAATGAGCGCTTGAAGTACTCGTGATAATCATCCTACATACCAACTCCACATGAAGTAGCATCTCCAGTACAATGAACAAGGTACAAAAATTTAGGCAACAACTACATCAAAAAACTGAAGGCAAAAAACACAGGAGCATCTAAAACAATTGCTTGTCACTTACTCCCTGTGCATAAATCTTCCTGGACCCTTCCAACTGCGATATCTCGAGATCATGGGTGTTCACCAACTCCTACACCTCCGATGTGCTCGAAATACTCCTCGAAATATTCAAAAAATTGATCGGTTACTTATCAAATGGAGAAGCAGTAGATAATGCAGAGCAAAATAAAAAAACCTGAGCTCTGTTTGTGTTCCTCTTGGTGAGGAAGAGCCCGAGCCGCTACGATCGCATTCCTAGTGAATCCCAACACCATACAACCACGACAAAAGTGTTAAGTAGACCTCCTAGTGAATCCCAACACCATACAACCACGACAAAAGTGTTAAGTAGACCTCAGAACAACACCACAAGGAAACCAAACGTGAGAATAGCAAACCACCAATACACACAAGCATCCATGGCATTAACACCATAGTTTGTTAGGAAAATTCAACTGAAACATGGACGAAAAAtgaaatcaaagtggtatgggaaGGCTAAGAATAATATAAATGGTATGGGCATGAACTCTGTACCTAACAATACatgataaaaaaataaaaattcaGCTGATTCATGGTCGGAAATCAACAAGGATTACAGAGTTCACGCACCTTAAGGACAGGGTACTTTTTTATTTCATTAACAGATCAAGCAAAATAAAAAAGTAATGAGCAAATGAGCCTAGATCACATCTGTAATAGCTCAATCGGGAATATGCTATGTATGTAAAAGCACAGAAAACAAGTTGCAAAACTAAGAGGCGACTCTGAGAAATGTACCTGGGAGAAATTGACAATGAATGGAAGAATGTGAGCTACACAATCTAGTGGCTCCAACAATTTACCAAGAGCAGCACAACCTTCAACAGCCAACAAACGCACGGAGTTTCTTTGATCTGAAAATAAAGACCAACAAACGCAGAAGTTGTCAGTCCTGCACCCAAGAGCAGTGGTACTTCTGTAGAGGCAGAAAGCCCTCTAATTACGACAAAGAAACTCTGTGATAGATGCCAGTATGTTCATCCTGTGATAAACACGGTTCAGAATCTGTCACAGTGGAAAGAAGCTAAGAGTCTCAAGGCCCAACCAGTGCATGGTAAAATGTTGGATAAGGAGCATGTAAACTCACTGGCAGATGTAGGTCCAAGCCATGATTGTAATTCTGCCCGCCACACAAGGATGAACCCTAGCTTGTAAAGTAAGAAGGAAATTTCTTTGGACGCTAGCAGTGGACAATGTGCAaagcaaatctacttgtgaaacaGATGTCCTCACCACATCCTTTTGCTACCTAGGCATAGAGACTTGAACACAAAGGATACAAAAGCACTTACTATGAATTCAGTAACGTCAACAGAGCTAGTAATAGGGTCAAAGAGTCCAACCTTCGTGTACATCATAAGGATGAAAGCCACACATGATGCTCACTGACCATCTTATGCAGCACCTAAGCTCCATCGACACCCTGCACACCACAACAAGTGCATCCATTACAGATCCCATAATGCTTAGAGTATATTGGATGCACAAGAAAGGGCCAGCGTTGTCCACGACTTGTGATAGGTTTACGTCCTTTGGTCTTGAGTTCTTCGAGACCCATTTCAGGTAGGAGCTCTTTTGGGTGTCAGGCTTCGCCATGATGCTTCCTGGCCCTGAGCTCGCCAAGAGGCTGGGGCTCGACATTAGGGTGAAGAACTCCTCAGGCTCGATGAGGGGGACAAACTTGGTGAAAGTGATAACCACCCTCACTGTTGGCACAACGGGGATTGCAATCTGCATGAATGGCAAACATGAATAATGAGCTGAATGCAAAGCTACGTTGCACTTAGGAGTACCAAAATGAGCTATGTGCAACAAGATAATTACAAGAACAACCTTTAGAAAATTATATAATATATTGTGGCAAGAAGCAGCCGAAGGTACACAAAGGCAAAACAATTGATGGCGTCCACACTTCGGTGAACACCACTTTGCGGAACATATAGCAAAACTTGGACGAGTGCTCCAAGCTGTATGTCTAACCAATTTCTACTTTCTACAACACCATAGGTTTAGTTTTTCCCATCAGGTTTCATTTGTCATATAAATAAACTATGAGTCATCAAAACAAGATACTATCAATGCAGGTGAGGTGAGTGACAGTTAAGTAAATTCCCTTAAATCTGTGTCCTAAGTAAATTCCCTTAAATCTGTGTCCTAATTGCACCTTCTTCTGTCTGCAATCATAGAATCAAATAAAATAGATTTGTCAAAGAAAAAGTGGAGACTGCAAGTTCCAAATTTGCAAGTTTCTCCACCTTTGATTCCTAAAAATAAATACACCAGCCCCCCATGCTAAGTattggttcctaaaaataagtcATTTTCTGGATAAAGTGAGAAAAGTTGTTGCCTTTTACTCATGTACAAATTTGTGAATATGTATCAACTGGATTATGAAGATGACTAACTTTTTTTCTAAAAGTAGGTGATAAACATTGAATTCGGGTATCAAAGCCTAATTAGACTACCTTTTGTAGAGAACTAACAATTTTAGCCTAGATAAAGTAACTGGTTTCAGCCTAGATCCAATCCAGGGTATGGTTTTTCCCATataatccattgcataaattaagATCGATTTCTGATACATTGCAATTTAATGCCCACAAATCACCTAAAATGCAACCAATTTTACATAGCTATACAACTAATTGAATATCTCCAAATGAATGATATGGTGCCAGGGACACTAACAAAAGTACACAACAAGAGAAAATAGCTCAGGAGGATGTAACATCTCCAAATGATATGGTATTAATGGACACTAACAGGAGCTAAGGAAATGAATGATGTTGTAGTAATGTTGTAGTAGAGATTGCTTTAAGAAAAAACCACTTTAGTCAACTCACACTACAGACCCCGTTCCATTTTTGAGCCCTTTTTTCATTATTTGACAAAAACTGACTTCGACGAGTAGCAAATAATTGGACACTAACTGAAGTATAAGTATGTCGGCTATCACTATCAGGAGGGCTATTGATTATTCCTAGAACATCAGTATCATCAAGGCTCGACCAAGAAAACATCCGGTGCGCAAAATGCGGGCTGCAATTCACCATTATATGAAGCAACACAAAGTTGAGAGCAGCGAACTCACCCCATACGGGGTTCTCAGTTACACCACACCGGAGTCCCGACGCCTCATACAGCGGCCAGCGGGGCCGTCTTAGCAGCAGCGGCGGCAGCGCCCGCAGCTCCTTCATCCTCAGTCGCCCACTGCTCCTGGTAGTACGCAGCCAGATCGGCATCCCActcctcatcctccttcttcctcctcgcctcggcctcggcctcctcTGCCTTCCGCTTCGCCTCTGCGTCCTCGGCCTTCTTCCTCACGTCCGCGTCTGCAAGCGCTCTGTTGCCATTCCGGCCGGCATTGGTCGGCGCCTGGCCTCTCTCAACGTCGTCGTTCCTCCGGGTGGCGTCCCCGCGCGCGCCTCCCCTCCACGTGTCTGGCTCCGCCGACTCGCGGCCGAAGCCCGGTGGGATCTGGAGCTCGCCGCGGAGGTCAATGCGTCGACGTGGGCGTCTGCTGCGGCCGGGCGTGGGATCGAGGTCATCCTCCACGTCTGGATCGGGATCCGCGGGCGGGATTCAAGGGAGCCGCTGCCGCGGCCGTGGGCGTCCCGGGCGCAgatggggacggggacggggacgccGTGGGGGTCTCCCTCCCAGACCTTACTGCCACCATGGGGGTCTCGCTCCCAGACCTCACTGCTGGCCGAGGCCAGGCGGGATCTGGAGCTCGCCGCGGAGGTCGATGCGTCGACGCGGGCGTCTGCCGCGTCCGCGGCCGGGCGCGAGATCGAGGTCATCCTCTGCGTCCGGATCGGGATCCGCGGGCGGGATTCGAGGGAGCCACTGTCGCGGCCGTGGGCATCCTGGGCGCGGATGGGGACGGGGACGCAGACGGGGACGGGGACGCCGTGGGGGTCTCGCTCCCGGACCTCACTGCCGCCGGCGTGGGCCCCGCAACCGGCGCCGGAGACGGGGACGGGGGCGCGGTGGAGGTGTGCGGCGTAGTGatggggagaggaggaggaggtggatcCAGGGCGTCCATGGCGGGGAACCGCAGCGCCAGGGCGGGGGGTACGGTGGATCCACGGCGGGGGAAGGGGCGAGGTGAGAGGGAGAGGCAGAACCCGCGGGCGTTGATGCAACGCGGATGGAGCGCGGAGGGAGATGGCAGAACCGTGCGCCATCCAAATTGTGGACGCCTATAATAGGGACATAAttagtagtatatatatatatatatatatatatatatatatatatatatatatatatatatatatatatatatatatatatatatatatatatatatatatatatatatatatatatatacgacgGCACTAAAATGCACCCATGTGTATTTTAGTTTGTGGATGCACAGACCCCAAGACTCCATGTTCGACCAGAGCATCTAACACCCCGAGCACGCctcctgtagcatcccaaaaattcaaatcctgaatttttctcaaactcgctctaaattcaaaatgaatttcaaatttcatttcaaaatgtttgtttgcaagttgatatcaacaaataaattatagtggtctatattttctccaaaatcctcctcaaaatatcctacaaatatttcctcagtgacccccctcaaattctttccagaaatattgcccagatattccaccgatatatctccaagtattttcctcttgagaaataccttcaaaatcatttttcaagtccctacaaatattttcttcataacttttctcatgctcatacgtatatgtatgcctccagtgtcatacagtgagctctacaagctaatctcacttatacaagacaaatacatgctaacctcccactaatcatctcatcctcccactaatcctctcatccctccccctaatccccccaccatggctataaatagaggggcaagggcctcctctcatcccaccccaagccatttcatggcaactctcttccccccccacacacacccactccatgttccacacaagcacacactagcacaaggatcgttcgatcgttcttcgatcgttcgtcccctgttcttagtttgttcgttcattcgttcgatcgttcgatcgttcgtccgatcgttcatggttcgttcgtccgttcgtccgtttgttcgatcgttcgtccgttcgttcgtccaaataatctttttcctaccgttatgctgccaaaattcctatcgttcgttcgttcgatcattcgatcattcatcgttcgttcatagttcctattcatcattcatcgttcgttcatggtccctattcatcgttcttccagataatctttgtcctgccgttatgctgccgaaattccgatcgttcgttcgtccgatcattcgatcgttcgtccgttcattcatagttcctattcatcgttcatcgttcatcgttcgttcatacgacaattcaccatcactattcaccgttactattcattattactattcactgacactattcaccatcgttactatttagtgttactattcatcatcgttactattcatcaccgttactactcatcgatgatatctagtaacttttttcgtcgtcactattcatcgttactattcatcgattatccgatcaccccaaatttcaactactcatacatcatgttgtccagtccacctaagaccagccagacccatattccagtcatacgaactccggtgactgtgattttccttccagtgggaacttcccatctggtcacccatcccaggtttctccaagttgagcacgcctaactttaagattccttcgaaccaggcttccaaactcaggttCCAATAatcctcgtttctaaattcttatcaaacgattccctatccaaccatgtcatcccttaagcatggtccatattccagaaaactcccaaaatactcttgtcccatattctgcctataactctcctgttcatactaagtcagacgattcattcatcactattctcaccaacagtgaacttcactgtgctacaccacatacacccatctataaatacacccagctaccctctccctctccacacacactcaacaccctcagccaaggcaaacaccccacccactcagttactctgctctgccggctacacgcatagtgtcgcttcgcctccagtccaccctcttgGTAagaacctccgctccaccactagtagtatctcaacaccacatgacacatattctactcaagactctacccatccatgtatcgctattttgaccactatactaaatatttgttggtatacttgcttgtttgtatgtttgctcatTCATGTTGTatagttatcagagcgttcgtgccgtctcgtggaggccagacctgcaagtctacgccaggcagtggagctagaagccagttccacgagctccccttcccccttcgctgaataagcacgacaagctcactggatccctttgatgcataaattacctatgatttttcaaccacgaccctcagcctgttattttatgcatgatatgattttgagacaagttattatggccacccagccgcttgccgcaatcaatcctgatata is a genomic window of Zea mays cultivar B73 chromosome 5, Zm-B73-REFERENCE-NAM-5.0, whole genome shotgun sequence containing:
- the LOC103626850 gene encoding uncharacterized protein, whose protein sequence is MISRYRSWKGPGRFMHREMIITSTSSAHLRKTSLRKCLKEWNGVTTIDGGKSGRGGHVDGPSGEAKFSNDFEVHYIGSS